CTAAGTCTTGGTGTATTGAATCTTTAtgtattgattattgaaaCTACTTCAACTTATTTCTAATGAACGGTCTATTATTTATTGTCCACCATCTGTTTATTAAGAACTGTTGAAATTgtatagttttaatttttaagtCATTCGAGTTTGTAGTTTAGTGTATGAATTGTTTTGTAGGCTGTTGTAGGGTAGGGTCTTATTGCGCTGTATTATTTCAAAGtaatgataaattgataagTTATTTGTACACCTGTCAACATTCCAGTGTTATCAAACAGAAATGCTTACCACCGACCGCTGCCAGTATAGTCAGTTTTACTGAGTCTTCAGTTATAATCGCTACAagatcatcattattttcaatgaacgcCATAAATTTTATAGCAACcttaatattttgaaaatcatatttcaaagTAACTTGAATGATaaatattcatagaaaaaaattacatttgCTGTATTATATAAGTTGAGtgaataatgaatttgatactATACCATCTGACGTATTGTTGTGCAGGGTTTGACAGACCTATATATGTGTGTTACTAGTTTCTATATGGTTAGATATCAATTTTACATCAGTTCTTCCAGCTGGTTAAATTAtagatcaaaaataaaaacgcAAAGCGAGTATTTATTCAATATGTGAATGTaggttttatatttcaataatttctacaTATTTTATTGACTTTAACAGTCAATTtacagttttatttcatttacactgatatttcatatttcaataatagttttttttggaatttttatcaaaatcaaatctggGTCAAATTAGATTCACTGAGAAATCACTCGCTCGTTACTGAAATGCTTCACACAGAATGATTGGAGGACCTGTGCTATAATTTGGCATGATGGACCTCCTCTGGCGTTTTTagttgggccaaatttggtttGTGTCCCATTTGGTACCTGCCTGACCAGTTGGCTCGGGTTTCGACTcggaactgttgaactggttACAGATCATTCTCCGAGGCTTATTATGTAAACCACACCTTTGATTTCTATATCAATCTGTTTAGAATGTCAGAAATGAAGATCTAAATAAATCTATCGCGGAGTCACAGAAAAAGCCTCTTCGGCGTTGAATGAATGCAGCGTTAGCAAATATCCGCTAGAATttatatcaattattaattCCTGTTTCGGAACctgttgaaaatatttgatgaaaatttcctGAATTTGTTAAATGGTTTTAGTTGTTAAATGTTAGTATTTTACATCTGACTATGAGCATCTCTCACagtctctccccctctctctctctctctcctctctcctctctctcactctctctctctctctctctctctctctcctctctcctctctctctctctcctctcctctctcctttcAATTTTAAGCACCTCCCTCTGCGTACTCAGAGGTGACTACATTTATTGGAGTATTTTCAAACTGTCAGACAAGAGGGTAGCATTGTTCCGTGTTGTCATGGTGATTTCGGTCAATTGGTATGTTTGATACGTGTATTATTGGAAGTTTAAAATGTTTCTCTAATTGCTGCTGTCGTTGTTCCTTGCTGTAGTTAATGACAGGTGTCTGATGTCAAGATGTCTGACATTTTTTGGTGTATGTACAGACTTATGTACAGGTCTATGTATATTCGAAAGGATCCATAACTTTTCCTTAAGTACTTCCTCCAGTCGTCCTTACAGTtattttacagttttaaaCTTTCCCCTTCCCTCTTGAAttaatgttcatttatgaTTAATAGATTGACACCCTAGGTCAACTATATACTGAGTCGTTTGAAGCTATTTCATcaagcactttttaaacatctTCCCTCTATTTCGTTATGTCCCTTGAGACCTCTCCCCCCTCTTCctgtattcatatatatgtattatatatctcctctttctctctcctctctctctcccaaTATCTATCAATGATAACTTGTTAATATACATGTTAGTAATTGAAGTGTAATGTTAGTATGTTTTATATTGATAACACTGAGAGGAGGATGTTCTGAACACTTGTATTCGAGTGATCATCGCTTAAAGcgatcaatttaaaaaaaatacatcTCTGATGTCAAGTTGTTCTAAATCTAATTTCACTGGTAGCGATCGTGCAGTGATCAGGGTATATAGTTCTAGACCATTGAGCGAAACTGAGTTCCACACTCATAGCTTATCAACGTAGAGTTTGGGCGTCGCGACGGATTCTGATGAAAAGTGCTATTTCTGGAAAGGATTTAGGAAAAGGCCTCGATGCTTGCTTTTATGTCATTACGGGAATGTTTTATCGCGGTCTATCATGACTTTGTAGTTTTGCAGTTGTTACTttcaaaatagattttgaattagaTGATAAATGCATTATTACTGAATTATTGACAATACAAGCTGAGCTAGTGTTTGTATTGAGGATCAGTACTCTGAAATTATGGATACGTAGGATATTGTATGAGTTCCATTGTCTCAatttagacttaagaccagtctaagaaaGAAAGACAATCGTAGTTCTACCATCAGCCGATGTAACAACGTAAGAAAAGCgttaagatttaaaaacacTTTTTTCAATGAAGTCTCGatggatgtttttttttctatttcagataaGATGCTGATGTTAGCGGTATTATTCGTACTGATTCAGTCGATGAGCGCCACCTCCGTTCCTGTTTATTTCCCTTCGAACTCATCTAATTTACAAATCTCGTCGTCGACTCTGGATTTACAAACTCTGACGTCGTTTAGTTTCCGTACATGCAGCACGTCTGGACTGATTCTCAGTCAGACCGGAACGAGCGGTGATTACTTTCACGTTTACCTGACGCCCGTCGGTGGTTTAACGTTTGACTCACGAGGTGGCGCTAGCGTCTCTAGCGTAAACCTCGGGCGCGggtttaatgataataactGGTACGTGTTTCGGATGGAATCGTCGCTGGGGAATATTACGGCGAGCGTTAGTTCCGGTTCCGTGTCGCTAGGTAGCGCTGTTTTAGCTACGGGTACGCTGCGTCGGTatctatggaatataaatctatCCGGTGGACCGATGATTGTAGGTAACGGGTTCGTCGGTTGTCTAATAGAGGGCCCCGGTGTTCCGATCAGTTCATTTACCGCAAATAATGGCGTACAGATGAATCAATGTCCGCTCGAGAATCAAATCAGTTGTCGTGAGTATCTTTATTTTCCTTGAGGTACCGGTacgatccaccaggtgtcgctagtggtTACTCAATTTCAACTACATTTTGGTTACTTTCAAGCTGACTCTTCCAATGAGTAAAATCAGTATAACATTCAGTGGAAAAGTGAAAAGCTTCAATCACGACCTGTTTGTCggatttctaaaaaaaacagTCCAAATTTCAACGAAAATCGACCAATTTTCTATGCAAATATCccggggctggttttatagactggtattatctttaacccgggggcttagtcgattcattttcaattaagttaGTCCCAGCTGTCTGCAAAACCGAAACCCTGTGTATTGTAACGCCATCTAGCGGGCGTCGCCAgtatctcaagaaattaaattcatcgattttttatttcaatacatacGATACACTGAACGTTCAATCTTGTATTTTAATTGCAGCGAATTTGGATATAGTAAACGACTGCTGGAGCGCCCCCTGTAAGTTCGGCGGTACTTGTATCGATCGTTTCAGGTCGTTTACGTGTAAATGTTTACCGTCGTATAACGGCACGACGTGTGAGACTTATATCGGTAAGAGACAGCGGTCGCGATCTAAACTATTAAACAATCAAACTCGGTTTAATCGCTGTAGTCTGATCACCTGATTGTCGACTGATCAAAATGATGCTAAATAAATCGAATTGgaattacaaattgagactTGACATAAAAACGACTTACACTTTGGGActcaaattagaaatatgtGACGACTTATGGCGACTTCACCGAGTTTGACTGTTATCAGCAACTGCCTGTGCAACAGGTCTGAACTGCTATTTTTAAAATTGCATCTTGCTAGATTATTAAATATTATAatgattaatatttttaaacgTAAGCGCATGGCTGGCGATCTGCATAATGTTTTCATAAAACTGCTGATATATCATACAACTGCTGATATATCATAAAACTGCTGATATATCATAAAACTGCTGATATATCATACAACTGCTGATATATCATAAAACTGTTGATATATCATACAACTGTTGATATATCATACAACTGTTGATATATCATACAACTGCTGATAGAGTCATTgtttcaatttaataattgtctttattcattaaattaactgaatatgtattatatatgcATGTAGGCTCGAATCCAATCAGTGGACCTAACGGTAATTATTACTCACTGCAACCATTAGGGGGCAGTGTTATATACCTCAATTCCTCCTAGATATTTTCATCTAacaatcaatttgtttttttgtgtGTGTTCTAATCATCTATTCTGCTCAAATCGGGTCAAATATCTTATATGAAAAACTCAATTCTtgtgagtttttttttgttgattatATAATCTCGGGACCCAAATGACTAGGAACTACAGTTGGCTACGCTGTCTCTCGCAACTAAAGCAATTCCCTGAGGCAGTTAATCAATCCGGGGGGCGAGTGGTGATGGgtcatttatattttgttcagAGGGGCACGTGATAATCTGAGACTCCTTTAGCCAGCGCAGTCTAATGTTTGTAGAGGGTAGATATCAGTATTCATTGTAtatcatcctccctctgcagggactcgaacctgatggcatcgctacactcagccacggcacgaacccctgcatcagtagaccgggtgcgcaggtacatgggCAGCTTTCCcaacgaaaacttgcggcaccaatcagattgctcgttgtataatcgttgaggcaaatttcaaggaagaactataaatgggaaaacccgggctaaaataaattGGGacttctgattggctaaaaatcacatcacctgaactgcgcatgtatctgcgcacacggtcgattatggcagggtttcgtgccgtggcaatctcgatgccatcaggttcgaatccctgccgggggaggatgattGTATATAGACTTCGATTGATGTATCATTCTACTCACACATGCATTCACCTCTACAGTTCAACTGACTTGAATATCATGCATTTGACACTTGATTTTGAACATGTTATTTTATTCCTAGTGTCGAGTAAGAAAATTGCATAGAAATCAGTTTTATGATATAGCCTTTACACTTGACAAGTAATTGAGCaaaaattgtatttgaaatggttttattttgattatagaAATAGCACTAACTCTATACATTAAAGTGAGCAGtcagttgaaattattagTGGTCTTAGTAAACAAACTGACACATTCCTCAGTAGATAAAATCCATACTTGAGTAAATACAATCACTATTAGAAACACTACTGCCATATTTCAATAACTAACTCAGTGGTTTTCTTTACCTCAGGgaattgattcattttattttcattatgccGTGTATAGATTAGAAACTGACTGACCCTACTACCCGCTGATAATTCCTGTCATCTTAGAAAGCTAATGCTGATTTCCTATTTCATATCTACTTCGTGTTTTATGTTTGGCTGATTTTTATTTAATGTATATATTCACATGTGCTTTAATTCGTTTGACTCTATATCAAGCTGCCATTATGTACACGTACATGTATTATGTTGTTTGTAGGTATCGTGTTTCACTAATTAACATCTAAATTAATTCAGCTCATTAATTGATTCTGTTTTCTGTGTGATTTTTCGGTAAAAGTCTTTCAGGTCTTTTCTTACCAATTCTGTGATAATTAATAAGCTATCAGGGGTTTGAGTCCTGTAGAAATGTATAGCTTTGGTGTATGTTCTTAAACCTCATCCTCCCTAGCTAACCCACTAATCCCCCCTCTTTTGTTTGATTTCTATGAAAGTGCTTTCGTGATTTTATTTCCAATGACCATACACAGGTTTCAATTTGATAACAAGAATCAATTCTTTCCCAGTCACAGGATATAAATCTGTAAAAATGACCCTCAAATAATCATTGTATATTGTCAAATAATTTGCTTCTCATGTTTATATTCAgtgcaatgaaataaatactgaTATATACTACTGATGATTTTTCACTATGAGTTGTTTGTTATGAAAGCATCAGGGGCATGTTTTATAAGACCAGTTTCAAACTGATTAAAGCTATGATTTCTGGTCAGTTGAAGTAAACAAACAGTCACATGACTGGTCATAGAATGATCTGTTTGGTCTAAAGCTGTCTTGAATAATCAGGCCAACGCTAGGGTAAGTATGTTTACAAACCCTAGCTGTTATTGGTCTAGAGTTGGTCACCTGATGTAAACAAACAGCCCTCACTCTAACCCTAGCTGTGATTGGCTAGAACTGGTCACCTGATGTCAACAAACCATTGACCCTAGGGTTTTGATTGGTCTGTTATCGTCTAATTTGAATAATGAGGCCAAAGCTAGGGTTAGTACGTTAAATAACCCTAGCTGTTATTGGTCTAGGACTGGTCACCTGATGTTAACAAACTGGCCACACCTGGGGTTAGTATGGTTGATTGACCCTAGGGTTTTGATCGGTCTGCGATCATCTAATTTGAATAAACAGGCCAAAGCTAGGGTTAGCATGGTTTACTAACCCTAGTTCTAATTGGTCTcgagctggtcacctgatgtatagaaataatgaatcaaACTGCAGAAGTTCAAAATCAAACTTCAGTAGTAACAAATCATGATTAGGCAACTAATAAAATCGGACACAGTTATTTTCATAATCGACCATTTCTAACCGCTCTGATTGTTGTGTTATTAAACTGTAAAGTACCCGGTGAATGGTTCATGAAATTCCAACCTAAAAAGCTGTTTCATAAATACGTACATACTTCTACGAGAGACTATGTATAGAATAGACACGTTTGTGTGAGAATAAAGCTGTTAAGTGGctgttcattgaaatatgtgtCGTCTCGCTATATTTGTACTTAGTGTCAAGATCATGCATGAACGACATAATATTCTCGAACAAAATAACTGGAAATGACGTCGtttgaaacattttgatatctacgatatattttgtaatattcataattccccaaaatCTTATAGTAGTCCGGTCTATATTAGAGATATCAGGAAGTTCGGTCTGCAAAATTACATCATATCACAAAATATCTATCAACTTCTTTTTAACAGTTTCGAGTGTTCTGAAATGAGACATTTTTCTCTGATATTTTTTCCTGTTCAAAATGTCACTGGAATATgatggtatatatatatatatatatattgtgtttGCAGGTCAACTTGGTTGTTCGATAAAACCGTGTCTGAACGGCGGAACCTGTAAACCTGACACTAATGTAGACTATGTATGTCAATGCACTGCAGGTAATGTTACATTCGCTATGAAATATAATCTGTGCGAATTCTTTCCAATCTTGAGTCAAATATTGATTAAATATTCCGCCTCTCGAGAGAAATCAATCTTCTCAAACAATATGTAACGtcttatgaaatttaaatgaCTTCAGGAGCCGTTCATTTCAAGTACATAGGAATCCATGGGAGGAGAGGGATAAACAATGGGATACCTAAATGAATACTTATAACTAAGTACTTGCAGGAGTCTCCAAAATTTTCCATACATACTTCATGTAAAGCCCGCCTGAATATCTACTAGTGAATGAGATGCTCAAAaaaattttggatttgattttaaactttCATGACATTGTTTTATTATATCTCGGTTGTCTTGGATACAACCTTAACTATGAAATACCTCGAATTTCGCTGGTTTCAGTTGAAGATAATGTTAATGAATTGTTTTGCAGCTTACAGCGGCAGAAATTgtcaaacaaaaatcaactattgCGGTTCGTCGCCGTGTAAGAACAGAGGAATCTGTTCCGATCAACCGAGTAACTATACGTGTAGCTGTGCTGGAACAGGTACAGTCAAACATCAATCCCTTCGCACTgtgaataaaaagagtctgaaatgtctTCTTGAGTTCAGTGtttcaattatattatttcaattatagTTGTCGTCTTCGGTTAGATAATTCAGTTGTAACCTCAGTACCtggtattcctgaagatgactattaggatagtCAATGTTTAGTAAGCTACCTTTAGctcgaggaaacatttttgactgttatttttttcatgtatttcCTGTTTTAGCTTTGTACATGTtttaattattgatgattgcgTTTGCGTTTCAGGATACGGAGGATCGCAGTGCACTAATAACATCAATGAATGTTTGAACAATCCCTGCCAGAATCAAGCACCGTGCGTTGATATGCCTGgtacatatatatgtaattGTCCTCCCGGATATACAGGACAGAATTGTGAAATGGTACGTCATTCTAccaaaaaatcatcatcaagACTTATCTTTCATTATATTAACTTCCCGAGGACATTGctataaaatgaaaactgatGCAGGCTTTATTTATTCGGTAGAATGTGACTAAATGTATGTCGAGTCCATGTCGTAATGGAGGAGTATGTACAGACAGTGGAAACTCTTATAACTGCACATGTCCTAATGGATTTACGGGTAGAAACTGTGAGAATGATGTAAATGATTGTTTGGGCGTCACTTGTGCTGCTAATAGAGAATGCATCGATATGAATAACACTTATTCCTGTAACTGTAAAACAAACTTCACCGGTAAGTCCTTATAACTGACACCTTCTAACTGACAGTCACTGTGTCAgtgttaactctgaactcaggatccagttccacagttgtgagttagagctAACTCTGAACTCTGGATGCAGTAGTCCTTTACAGTTGTGAGaatttgagttaactctgaactcaggatccagttccacagttatgagttaaagttaactcCTAAGACgtgttaattttcaatgagtaaaCTCCGATGAGTCGTTTCATAACTTACTACCGAAGAACTGGATTCAGGATGATATCTATGACTATCGCTGGAATAATCTGTTGGTTAAATTGTAGGTATAGCTAATGATACAAGTGCGTGTCAGGATATTGATGAATGTCAACCTTCAAATCCTTGTTTAAACGGTGCTAATTGTACGAATCTGATTGGTGGATATAACTGCACGTGTGTGGCTGGTTACATCGGTAATCATTGTGAAACAAAGATCAACAAATGTGTTCCTAATCCGTGTAATAACAGTGTGAGGTAAGatcaattatatttcagtaatcTGAGGGTGACAGCTAACCAGGAGAACCTGTGTAAATCACTGAACACACGCCAAAGAATCACATATTGCCTAGAATCACATATTGTTTGATCATATGGACAGTTGAGTACTTTCTGTTTTAGATGTAAAGATCTattgaatgattttcaatGTGAATGTTTACGCGGCTGGGGCGGCAAAACATGTTCTACTAACATCAACAATTGCAACCCAAACCCGTGTCAAAATGGAGTCTGCGCTGATCTCGtaagttatattcattttcattatacaTACCGGTACAATCAAACTTGTTCCTGTTCTCATATTATGAACTGGATCATCTATTGCAACTTGAAACatccaaatgatgaattaGGCTCAGTGAATTGATTCGGGACTCTAAAATACAGATGACGACTAACACTTTGTCAATtgtattagaaatacaaatcgAGATTCAGAAATATGGATGACTTCAGTCGACTTATTTGAAGATGACTGAATCGAATTTGACTGTAACTTTTTCTCACTTGGTTTAGTGTCTACAATAATAGAAGCACCTGGTTCCGCAGTTCTCTGTTAgattagtttatttttttctgttaaGAAGTCAAATATAACTGtttgaactgggtccagattgCTTGAATATTGACGCTTGAGTTGAATTCATACTTTTTCAGTAAGTTTGACTCTGgaatcaaatcttaactcactcATCACTCTGGAAGCGAGTGCAGTATTGCGAGTTTGATGCGAGAGAGTAAAATTGTAATCGTTCTATTTCAGATTGATGGTTATAACTGCACTTGTAATAAAGGATTTGTTGGATTACGTTGTCAGAGTCTGTATAAATCCTGTTATCCGAACCCGTGTAAGAATTACGCGACTTGTGTGAATAAAATCGCTGATTATCAATGCAATTGTCAACCTGGCTACAAAGGTAAATATCTTTATCTATATCAGTAGACTGTTACTCCATTAGATTTACTAGGAGGTAGCTGAAGATTATTGCGAGGCAGTTGAGAGTGATGACGGGTTCTCATGGCATGAATTGGGATaggaaattatctgatattt
This Tubulanus polymorphus chromosome 7, tnTubPoly1.2, whole genome shotgun sequence DNA region includes the following protein-coding sequences:
- the LOC141908418 gene encoding protein crumbs-like; its protein translation is MLMLAVLFVLIQSMSATSVPVYFPSNSSNLQISSSTLDLQTLTSFSFRTCSTSGLILSQTGTSGDYFHVYLTPVGGLTFDSRGGASVSSVNLGRGFNDNNWYVFRMESSLGNITASVSSGSVSLGSAVLATGTLRRYLWNINLSGGPMIVGNGFVGCLIEGPGVPISSFTANNGVQMNQCPLENQISCPNLDIVNDCWSAPCKFGGTCIDRFRSFTCKCLPSYNGTTCETYIGSNPISGPNAYSGRNCQTKINYCGSSPCKNRGICSDQPSNYTCSCAGTVVVFG